One Streptomyces dangxiongensis genomic window, GCTCCCTGCTCGCCGCCGGACTGCCCCTGCTGACCGCGGTCATCGGCGTCGGCATCGGCGTCTCCACGATCACCGCGCTCGCCTCCGCCCTGGACCTGGGCTCCACCACCTCCACCCTGGCCTCGATGATCGGCCTCGCCGTCGGCATCGACTACGCCCTGTTCATCGTCTCCCGCTACCGTGCCGAACTCGCCGAGGGCCGCGAACGCGAGGAGGCCGTCGGCCGCGCCGTCGGCACCGCGGGCTCCGCGGTGGTCTTCGCCGGCCTGACCGTCCTCATCGCCCTGGTCGGCCTGTCCGTCGTCAACATCCCGATGCTGACGAAGATGGGCGTCGCCGCGGCGGGCACCGTCGCCATCGCCGTCCTGATCGCCCTCACGCTGATCCCCGCGCTGCTCGGCTACGCCGGCCGCAGGGTGAAGCCGACCGGTGAGAAGAGCAGGCTGCTCGGCGGCGGCAGGGCCCCGAAGAACCCCGGCCGCCCCAACATGGGCACCCGCTGGGCCCGCTTCGTCGTCCGCCGGCCGGTCGCCGTCCTCCTGCTCGGCGTGGTCGGCCTCGGCGCGGCGGCGCTCCCCGCCGCCTCCCTGGAGCTGGGCCTGCCCGACGACGGCTCCCAGCCCACCTCCACCACCCAGCGCCGCGCCTACGACCTGCTCTCCGAAGGCTTCGGCCCCGGCTTCAACGGCCCCCTGATGGTCGTCGTCGACGCCAAGGGCAGCGCCGACCCCAAGGCCGCCTTCACCGAGGTCGGCGACGAGATCAAGGGCCTGAAGGACGTCGTCACGGTCACGCCGGCGGCGCCCAACAAAGCGGGCGACACCGCGACCATCACGGTCGTACCCAAGTCCGAGCCGTCCTCCGCGACGACCGAGGACCTGGTGCACGCCATCCGGGACAAGGGCACGGACATCGCGCGGGACACCGACTCCACGGTCCTCGTCACCGGTTCGACCGCGATGAACATCGACGTCTCCCAGAAGCTGAACGACGCCCTGCTGCCGTACCTCGCCCTGGTCGTCGGCCTGGCCTTCCTGCTGCTGATCGTGGTGTTCCGCTCGGTCCTGGTCCCGCTTAAGGCGGCCCTCGGCTTCCTGCTGTCGGTGCTCGCCGCCCTCGGCGCCGTCGTCGCCGTCTTCCAGTGGGGCTGGCTGTCCGGCCTGATGAACGTCGAGCAGACCGGCCCGGTCATGTCGATGATGCCGATCTTCATGGTGGGTGTCGTCTTCGGCCTCGCGATGGACTACGAGGTGTTCCTCGTGACCCGCATGCGGGAGGCCTACGTCCACGGCGAGAACCCCGGCCAGGCCGTGGTGACGGGCTTCCGGCACGGCGCGCGCGTCGTGACCGCCGCCGCCGTCATCATGATCGCCGTCTTCTCCGGCTTCATCGGCTCCAGTGAGTCGATGATCAAGATGATCGGCTTCGGACTCGCGATCGCCGTCTTCTTCGACGCGTTCATCGTCCGCATGGCCATCGTCCCGGCGGTCCTGGCCCTCCTCGGCCGGCGGGCCTGGTGGCTGCCGAAGTGGCTGGACCGCGCCCTGCCCAACGTCGACGTCGAGGGCGAGGGGCTGCGCACCGCCGCCGACCCCGACGCGGAGAAGGAGCTGGTACGCGCCTGACGTACCGCGGCCCAACGGCCGGTGAGGGTGCCCGTGGGGACGGGGCCGCACCCTCACCGGCTCTCTCTTGTCCCGCCTCTGTCCCGTGCTGTCCCGGCTGCCCCTCGCGTTGTACGGGTACGGCTGCGACTGGAGGTGCGTGGGACGTGAACGAGGATGTGGACGAAGCCGGTTGGGACGTCGAACCGGGGGACGAGATCGAACCCGTGGTGCAGGCGGTGGGGCGCCTGCTGAAGGTGTGCCGGGAGTCGGCGGGGATGCGGGTCGCGGACCTGGGCGAGGTCACGGGGTACGGCGAGGACATGATCCGCAAGATGGAGAACGGCACGCGGATCCCCCGGCCGGAGTTCCTGGACCGGGCGGACCAGGTGCTGCGGGCGCAGGGACACCTGCGGGCGTTCGCGGAGGACATGCGCAAGGCGCGGTATCCCAAGAAGGTGCGGGAACTGGCCCACATGGAAGGCCGCGCGGTGGAGATGCTGCTGTACAGCACCCACAACATCCACGGTCTCCTGCAGACGCCGGAGTACATGAGAGCGCTGTACGAGGTACGGCATCCACCGCTGTCCGAGGACGTCATCGAGCGGGAGATCGCCGGACGTGTGGGACGCCAGTCCGTCTTCGACCGGGAACCGGCCCCTTCGCTCAGCTTCATCCAGGAGCAGGTCACGCTGGAGCGGCCGATCGGTGGGAAGGCGGTGCTGCGCCGACAGCTCGAACACCTGCTGGCGGTCAGCCGGTTGCGCAGGGTATCGCTCCAGATCATGCCTACCGAAAGGGAAGAGCATGCCGGTATGCACGGGCTCGTCGAGGTACTGAAGTTCTCCGACGGCACCGCGATCGGCCGATCCGAAGGCGCCTTCAACGGACGTCCGGTCGAGAGCCCCAGGGATCTACGGATCCTCGAATCGCGCTATGGGATGATCCGGGCGCAGGCTCTTCCGCCGCGGGAGTCGCAAGCCTTCATCGAGCAAGCGCTGGGGAGACTATGAGCACGCCGGAACTCCAATGGTTCAAGAGCAGCTACAGCAGCAGCAACGAACCCGGCGACTGCGTCGAAGTGGCCACCACCCCCACCGCCGTCCACATCCGCGACTCCAAGACCCCCCGCACCGCCCAGTTGAAGATCACGCCCTCCGCATGGGCGCGCTTCCTGACGACGCTGCCGACATGACGGGGCGGGGTGCTGTGGCGCACCCTGGGAGGAGTGGTTCTCGGAGGTGGTCGTCATGATGCACACCGTTGTGGGATGGCACGTCGAGCTGGAGTTCCTGGAGGACGATCAGCACACACGCGCGGCGGCCATGGTGCGCCTGCCCGACGGCAGCGAGGTACGGGGGCACGGCCGCGCCAGCCGGCACCGCGTGGACGCCAACCAGCCCCGGGTCGGCGAGGAGGTCGCCGGGGCCCGGGCGCTCAACGAACTGGCCATGCGGTTGCTGGCCAAGGCGCACGGGGAGATCGACGAGGACTCCGGGCGGATCTCGCACCCGATCAACGTGTGACAGGCCCCGCGGACCAGGTCAGCGCCGTGCGTACGGCCCTCACCAGCGCCTGCGCCCTCGGGTCCGCCGTCACGCTCTTGCGGAAGCCGTTGGTGACGTAGCCGAAGGCGATGCCGGTGTCCGGGTCGGCGAACGCGAGGGCGCCGCCCCGGCCCGGGTGGCCGAAGGAGCCGGGGGAGAGCAGCGGGGACGCGGCGCCGTGCAGCATGTAGCCGAGGCCGAAGCGGGTGTTCACCACCAGGACCCGGTCCGCTCCGGCCGACTGCTCGGTGCGGGCCAGTTCCGTCGTCCCGGGCGTGAACAGGCGGGTGCCGCCGTCCACCTCGCCGATCAGCGAGGCGTAGAACCGGGCCAGCCCGTCGGCGGTGGCGATGCCGTTGGAGGCCGGCAGGGCGGCGGCGCGGTAGGCGGGATCGTTCTCGTCGGGCAGCGGGGTGATCGCGGCGAACGCGCGGCGGGTCAGGGAGCCGGGGTCGGCGTAGGCCTCGGCCACCGCCCGCTTGGGACGCGTCCTGAGGCCGCCGGCGGTCGCGGGCGCGTCCAGCGGGCCGACGCGGCCCACGCGCGCGTGCTCCGATTCCGGCAGGCCGAGCCACAGCTCCGCGCCGACGGGCCCGGCGATCTCGTCGGCGATCCACTCGCCCACGGGGCGGCCGGTGACCCGGCGCAGCAGTTCGCCGGCGAGCCAGCTATAGGTCTGGGCGTGGTAGCCGTGGTCCGTGCCCGGCTCCCACACCGGGGCCTGGGCGGCGACGGCCGCGGCGCCGACGCCGGGGTCGGCGGCTTCGGCGGGGGTCAGCGGGCGGTCCAGCACGGGCACGCCCGCGCGGTGCGCGAGCAGGTGCCGGACGCGCGTGTGTTCCTTGCCGGCCGCCTTGTACTCCGGCCAGTACGTGCCGACCGGGGCGTCCAGGTCCAGTTCGCCGCGCTGGTGCAGGAGCAGCAGCGCGGCGGCGGCGACGCCTTTGGTGGCGGAGCGGACGATCTGCGCGGTCCCGGACTCCCACGGCGCCGCACCGGCCGGGGCGTCCGGCACGTCGATGTCCCTGGTGCCGGCCCACAGGTGGACGGCCCGGTGTCCGTCGCGGTAGACGGTGACGGCCGCGCCGCGCTCGCCGAGCTGCGCGAAGTTCGCCGCGAACGCCTCCCTGACCGGCTCGAAGCCCTCGGCCACAGTGCCGTGCACGTCCACGCCCGCCGTCCCTTCGATCGCCTGCGACAGCGGGTGCAACACCGGCTGCGGACCTGCGATTCCTCGGTGACCCAGGGCTGGAGCGTGAGGTGTCTCTCAGCCCGGTGTCACGCGCCCGTCGTCACGGACCTCGGGTCGAAACCGAACGGCAGTTCAAGCCGGTGCGCCCGCATCAGCGTGTCGTCGGAGAGCAGCTCGCCGGTCGGGCCGTCCGCCACGATCACGCCGTCGCTGAGGATCAGGGAGCGCGGGCACAGCTCCAGCGCGTACGGCAGGTCGTGGGTGACCATCAGCACCGTGACGTCGAGGGCGCGCAGGATGTCGGCGAGTTCGCGGCGGGAGGCCGGGTCGAGGTTGGAGGACGGCTCGTCCAGGACCAGGATCTCCGGTTCCATGGCGAGCACGGTGGCCACCGCGACACGGCGGCGCTGGCCGAAGGACAGGTGGTGCGGGGGCCGGCCGGCGAAGTCCTGCATGCCGACCTGTTCCAGCGCGGCGCGCACCCGCTCCTCCAGCGCGGCCCCCTTCACCCCGGCGGCGGCCGGCCCGAACGCCACGTCCTCCCGCACGGTCGGCATGAAGAGCTGGTCGTCGGGGTCCTGGAAGACGATGCCGACCTTCTGCCGGATCGCGGCCATGTGCCGCTTGCCGACGGGCAGCCCGGCCACGGTCACCGTGCCGGTGCCGCCGCCGAGGATGCCGTTGAGGTGCAGCACCAGCGTGGTCTTGCCGGCGCCGTTCGGGCCGAGGAGCGCGACCCGTTCACCGCGGGCGAGGGCGAAGTCCACGCCGAACAGGGCCTGGTGCCCGTCCGGGTAGGCGAAGGCGAGGCCGGAGACCTCCAGAGAAGCAGTCACAGTACCCATCCCAGCAGACAGACGACGAGGGCGGCGCAGGGGAGGGTGAGGGCGTGCCGCCACTGTGCGCGGGACGCGGTCACCTCGTCGATGACCGGCATCGCGCCGGCGTATCCCCGGCTCACCATGGCCAGGTGGACGCGCTCCCCGCGCTCGTAGGAGCGGATGAACAGCGCGCCGGCGGACTTGGCGAGCACGCCCCAGTGCCGCACGCCCCTCGCCTCGAAGCCGCGCGACTCACGGGCGATCCGCATCCGGCGCATCTCGTCGGTGATGACGTCGCCGTAGCGGATCATGAAGGACGCGATCTGCACGAGCAGCGGCGGCAGCCTCAGCCGCTGGAGCCCGAGCAGCAGTTCGCGCAGTTCGGTGGTGGCGGCGAGCAGCACGGAGGCGGCGACGCCGAGGGTGCCCTTGGCGAGCACGTTCCAGGCGCCCCACAGTCCGTTCACGCTGAGCGAGAGTCCCAGCACGTGCACCCGTTCGCCCTCCGCGACGAACGGCATGAGCACCGCGAACGCGACGAAGGGCACCTCGATCAGCAGCCGTCCGAGCAGGAAACGGGCGGGCACGCGGGCGTGGTGTGCGACGGCGGCGAGCAGCACGGCGTACCCGGCGAACGCCCACATCGCCTCGCGCGGGGTCGACACCACGACCACCACGAACAGGAAGGTGGCGGCGAGCTTGGTGTGCGGCGGCAGGGCGTGCACGGGCGAGTGCCCGTGCCGGTAGAGCTTGTGCGCGTGTCCGGCACCCACGTCAGACGACCGTGTTCGCGGGGGAGACGTCGTCGGTGCGCCGCCTGCGCACCGCCCAGAACACCGTGCTGCCCGCGACGACCGTGACGCCGACGCCGATGACGCCCGCGAGGCCGCCGGACAGCCGGGCGTCCCTGACGTCCTTGACGCCGTAGTCGGCGAGCGGCGAGCCGGACGCGGTGTGCTTCCTCGCCTTCTTGTCGATCCCCTTGTCGTGCGCGACCTTCTCCAGGCCGTCGGGGCTGGCGGAGGCGTAGAAGCTGACGAAGCCGGCGAGGACGAGGGAGGTGACGAGGCCGGTCACCCACAGCGTGCGCCGCGAGGTGCGCGCCGCCGCGGGTGCCGCGGGCGCCGGCGCGTCCACCAGCACGCCGTCCACGCGCAGCCGGAGCCGCTGGTGCAGGCCGCGCGCGCCGTGCACCAGGTCGGGCCGTACGGCGATGACGGCGCCGACGGTGAGCGCGGTGATGACCGCCTCACCGATGCCGATCAGGACATGGACGCCGATCATGGCGGTGGCGACCTTGGCGGGGGAGACGTCGGTGGTGCCGCCGACCGCGTAGATCAGGGTGAAGGCGACGGCGGCGGCCGGTACGGACACCAGCGCGGCGACGAAGGAGGCGACGGTCACCGAGCGCCGCTTGCGGGGCAGCACGGCGAGCAGGCCGCGGAAGACGGCGTACGACACGACGGTGGTGACGATCGCCATGTCGGTGATGTTCACGCCGAGCGCGGTCAGGCCGCCGTCGGCGAACAGCACGCCCTGCATGAGCAGCACCACCGACACACACAGCACGGCGGTGTACGGGCCGACGAGTATCGCGGCGAGGGCCCCGCCGAGCAGATGACCGCTGGTGCCGCCGGCGACGGGGAAGTTGAGCATCTGTACGGCGAAGATGAACGCCGCCACGAGACCCGCGAGCGGCGCCGTCCGCTCGTCGAGTTCGCGGCGTGCGCCGCGCAGGCTGACCGCGAGGGCGCCGGCGGCGACCACGGCGGTGACCGCGGAGGTGGGGGCGTCGATGAATCCGTCAGGTACGTGCACCGTACGATTTTAGGCCCTTGTTGCGAATGCTTTGCAAGAGAGACCCGGTCTCGTTTCTCGCCGGGGCGGGACGCGGACGAGTGTGCGACTCTGGATAGAAAGCGGATGCACGCGGATGCACGGCTTTCGCATACGTCACG contains:
- a CDS encoding helix-turn-helix domain-containing protein gives rise to the protein MNEDVDEAGWDVEPGDEIEPVVQAVGRLLKVCRESAGMRVADLGEVTGYGEDMIRKMENGTRIPRPEFLDRADQVLRAQGHLRAFAEDMRKARYPKKVRELAHMEGRAVEMLLYSTHNIHGLLQTPEYMRALYEVRHPPLSEDVIEREIAGRVGRQSVFDREPAPSLSFIQEQVTLERPIGGKAVLRRQLEHLLAVSRLRRVSLQIMPTEREEHAGMHGLVEVLKFSDGTAIGRSEGAFNGRPVESPRDLRILESRYGMIRAQALPPRESQAFIEQALGRL
- a CDS encoding DUF397 domain-containing protein, with the translated sequence MSTPELQWFKSSYSSSNEPGDCVEVATTPTAVHIRDSKTPRTAQLKITPSAWARFLTTLPT
- a CDS encoding DUF1876 domain-containing protein; amino-acid sequence: MMHTVVGWHVELEFLEDDQHTRAAAMVRLPDGSEVRGHGRASRHRVDANQPRVGEEVAGARALNELAMRLLAKAHGEIDEDSGRISHPINV
- a CDS encoding serine hydrolase domain-containing protein; protein product: MDVHGTVAEGFEPVREAFAANFAQLGERGAAVTVYRDGHRAVHLWAGTRDIDVPDAPAGAAPWESGTAQIVRSATKGVAAAALLLLHQRGELDLDAPVGTYWPEYKAAGKEHTRVRHLLAHRAGVPVLDRPLTPAEAADPGVGAAAVAAQAPVWEPGTDHGYHAQTYSWLAGELLRRVTGRPVGEWIADEIAGPVGAELWLGLPESEHARVGRVGPLDAPATAGGLRTRPKRAVAEAYADPGSLTRRAFAAITPLPDENDPAYRAAALPASNGIATADGLARFYASLIGEVDGGTRLFTPGTTELARTEQSAGADRVLVVNTRFGLGYMLHGAASPLLSPGSFGHPGRGGALAFADPDTGIAFGYVTNGFRKSVTADPRAQALVRAVRTALTWSAGPVTR
- a CDS encoding energy-coupling factor ABC transporter ATP-binding protein, translating into MGTVTASLEVSGLAFAYPDGHQALFGVDFALARGERVALLGPNGAGKTTLVLHLNGILGGGTGTVTVAGLPVGKRHMAAIRQKVGIVFQDPDDQLFMPTVREDVAFGPAAAGVKGAALEERVRAALEQVGMQDFAGRPPHHLSFGQRRRVAVATVLAMEPEILVLDEPSSNLDPASRRELADILRALDVTVLMVTHDLPYALELCPRSLILSDGVIVADGPTGELLSDDTLMRAHRLELPFGFDPRSVTTGA
- the cbiQ gene encoding cobalt ECF transporter T component CbiQ; the protein is MGAGHAHKLYRHGHSPVHALPPHTKLAATFLFVVVVVSTPREAMWAFAGYAVLLAAVAHHARVPARFLLGRLLIEVPFVAFAVLMPFVAEGERVHVLGLSLSVNGLWGAWNVLAKGTLGVAASVLLAATTELRELLLGLQRLRLPPLLVQIASFMIRYGDVITDEMRRMRIARESRGFEARGVRHWGVLAKSAGALFIRSYERGERVHLAMVSRGYAGAMPVIDEVTASRAQWRHALTLPCAALVVCLLGWVL
- a CDS encoding energy-coupling factor ABC transporter permease encodes the protein MHVPDGFIDAPTSAVTAVVAAGALAVSLRGARRELDERTAPLAGLVAAFIFAVQMLNFPVAGGTSGHLLGGALAAILVGPYTAVLCVSVVLLMQGVLFADGGLTALGVNITDMAIVTTVVSYAVFRGLLAVLPRKRRSVTVASFVAALVSVPAAAVAFTLIYAVGGTTDVSPAKVATAMIGVHVLIGIGEAVITALTVGAVIAVRPDLVHGARGLHQRLRLRVDGVLVDAPAPAAPAAARTSRRTLWVTGLVTSLVLAGFVSFYASASPDGLEKVAHDKGIDKKARKHTASGSPLADYGVKDVRDARLSGGLAGVIGVGVTVVAGSTVFWAVRRRRTDDVSPANTVV